The Chitinivibrionales bacterium region GTCCCCCGATAATATGATCGATGCCGAATGCGTGTTCGATATAGGGGATTATGGTAAATGCCGCAGGGCATTCCCAGGGCGACATGCCGAGATATTTTGCCTGAAAAGTAAAGGCAACTTTCAGTTCTTCATCGGTAAAATAGTCGCTGAGGTTCTGATAGAGCGTTTTATTGAGTGAAAGAAAGGGTATCGCTTTTAACAGGGCGGGAGAGAAATTCGAGCGGAAATTGGAATAGGGCTTCTGCAGACAGGGATACATCATCTTATATCTGAATCCCTCTTTTTTCAAAAAAGCATCGTATCCATACTGATCGCCCGGAAATTGTTCGGCAATACGGTTTCGCATTTCCTCATGGTTTGAGGTGGGATATATTCCTCTGTCTGCAAAAGCAAGTTTATACATGGGGTCCAATGGAACGACTTCGCAATAGTCTTCCAGCTTTTTGCCCGCAAGCTCAAATACTTCTCTGAGAATAAAGGTCATCATAAGGAATGTCGGGCCGGTATCGAATGTGTAGGAACCGAGTTGAATAGCGGTATTCCGTCCACCCACGGTGTTTTCTTTTTCACAAAAGGTTACTTTATACCCTCGCTTCGCGAGAATCATTCCCGCAGTCAATCCGCCGGGACCTGCTCCGATAATCAGAATGTGTTGTGATGACACGATATACTCCTTAATACATTAATTCTTCTGTTCCAAGCCATTTGCTCTGTTGGCCGATCAAATTTTGTAATTAAATCAAAATGTATCAAAGCCATAATATGGAAAAAACAGTAAAATAGGTAATATACTATCTTATTTACTACTGTCTGGCTAATTTTCATTTGAAAGGAAAGCGTACTATGAATCCATACTTAAAATTCTGTACGGTTATTAACTGCATGGATGGCCGCACCCAATTACCGGTAATCGATTTCCTTAAAGATCACTTTAAAGCCGATTTTGTCGATTCAATTACTGAGCCGGGGCCAATTAAAATCATATCCGAAAAGACCGATACGGCACTCATTGAGAGTATGAAAGCGAGATTGGCGATATCGATTGAACAGCATAACTCGGTAGGCATCGCCTGTGTGGCACATTATGATTGTGTGGGGAATCCTGTCGGAAAAGATCGGCAGCTCGAACAACTTGGGGATTCTATTGAATATATCAAATCCCTCTATCCCGGCCATCCGGTTATCGGACTCTGGATCGGTGAAACAGGGAACGCGGAAATAGCACTGAACGATACAAAGTGATAGGTCAAATTATAGGGCTCACCTGATAAGTGCCTGAATTTCCTGTTTTTTTACCTTTTCGTCATTTTCCTCGTCAGGATCTTCCACCGGCCCCGCACTTCCAATGGTAAAAAGGAAATAGGCTCCGGTAAGGCGCGCATTCGGATCCCCGTTTATTTCACTTTTATCAAGCTCCCAGTTGTCGCTCATAAGATCGAATCGATAACCGGCCCTGATACCAAGGATATGGTGTCCTTCTCTGAGCCGCCGCTTGACTACAAAGTTGGTTCCCACTCCTACACTGAGCAGAAAACTACTCTTTTTAAACTTAAGTGGCCGGAATATGCTGTCGGGCTCAGCCAGTATTTCTTCAAACCGGTACCCATCACTTTCATTAATCTCAAATTTCATATTGCCGCCGCCGATCCCGAAAAGGGGATACAGCTCGATAACACCGGGCCGGAAAACATTTAATCCAAAATTGAACAGTGCCGAAAATCCCGATAATGCGGTCAGACCTTTGCTCGATTCACCGTCTTCCCACCTCAGCCAGTTAAGTTCACCGCCAATTACCGCACGCTCGGCAAGTATCTGCAAACCTCCGCCAATAGAAAATGGATAGGATTCAAAATCATCATAGCCGTTTCTTTCGAGCAGATCGTTGAAATCACCAAGATCATAATAACCGCTTCCTATGGAGAAAAACGGTCCCGCAAATACCTTCGGCGAAAGACTTTCAGACGAATCTTCCTGAGCAAAAAGCTGTACTACAGCAAGAATAAAAATCATTGCCACCGATTTACAGAGTGAAAAACTCTTGTTTTCTTTCATTGTAATAACCTCCGTTGGCTGAAGACGCTCGCTTTATATGATCATGCCTGGTGTGCACATCCAAAAAGATAAGCATTGAACGGGTGGAGAGTAAAGAAAAGAGAAGCAAAAGTGCTGAAAAATGGCTACAGTAAAAAATCAGCCAGGCTCATGCAGAAAACACGAATGCTCAGGCTTAACGGTGCTGCTGGGGTGGGGGAGAGGATACAAACCGGCTGTCTTTTGATGCTGCAGCGATGGCTTTTTGTGCACTGCGTTCTTTATTTTTTATTTCGAGCATGCAATCAAAATTGACAGGTGACGACAATGCTAAAAAGCGTTTGAAATCTTTTATATCGATCGATTCTACATGCTTTCCCCGCCGTTCGTCCTTTTGCTGAGAGCTGTAATCGATCATGGGAATACCATCACCACGTGACCAGGTTTTTTCTGCATACAATAGAACCTCTTCTATGGGTTCACTGTTATTAAAAACCGCATGATGGAACACATCCAGGAGCACCGGAACTCTGGTCCGGCTGCTGATCTCAAGACAGTCTCTTATGGAATACTGACGGTCGTCGTTTTCAATCACCATCCGGTCTTTAATTGATTTCTCCAACTGACTGTACTGCTGAACAAAACGGTAAATACTTTTTTCTTTGTTCCCGTAAACGCCGCCTATATGGATCTGTATCTTTGCAGATCTGTCGAGCCCAAGAGAATCCAGAACCGCTGCATGATACCGGAGTTCGTTAATACTCCGTTCCACGATACCGGCATCTTTGGCATTGATAATAACAAACTGATCGGGATGCATCGAGATGCGGATTTCATGTTTTTTGATAAATGAACCGAGAGCCGCAAATTCCTTTTTGAATCTGCTCTGCCAGTCAAAGGTGCATACGGGATGAGAGGCAAAGGGAATGATATCCGATGAAATCCTGAAAAAGAGCATCGAATGCTCTACATTGTACTCGAGAATTTTCTGAAGGCAGTGGACATTATTCTCCACGATCTCCACAAGACGCTCTTCCGAATAGTTCCTCAGCCTGAATGTCCTGTTTGCAGTACATCCTACGGAACGGTTTATACAGGGGTAGCCTATTTTCATGGTAAAGGTCGAAAGTTTAAGGGTTTGACAGTAGCCCAGTACGAGAGTCGAGAATCGAAGAAAAATCGTCGTTATCTTTTTCCTCTTCCTCCAGCCTCAACCTCAAACATGATTCCTCAATTTCAATTCGGCCGGATGCGGGTTAAGATAGTATTGTCGTTTCAGATATGACTCATTGTATTTCCGGGCATAGTGTTTAATAAGGGTAACCGGAACAATAAGGGGTATGAGATTTGAATGATACTGTTCGATTACCTCGGCAAGTTCCTTTTTTTCATCAGGAGTGAGCTGTTTTTTGAAATAACCCATACAATGCATGAGCACATTAACATTTTTTTTGACTGTTGCAATGAGTTTCAGTGCCTCCATCATGGTATGAAAATATTTGTCGGTTGATTTTTCCAGATGCTGCTTTGTTGCCTCAACAACAATTCTTCCCAGACTTCGAAGATGCCGGGGACTGTGTGCCATAAAAAGCAGCTTATGATTGGTATGGAATGCGATTAACCCGCCCACCGTATGGTTGGTATACAGGAAATCTTTCCACCGTGAGAATACGAATATCCGTTCGATAAAATTTTCTCTGATATTATCATCATGCAACCGCCCTTCGTCTTCAACAGGGATTTCGAGAAACCTCTCCATGAAAAGCCGGGCGAAGATGCCTGATCCCCGGTAGCTGGGCATGCCTTTCTCGGTATATACCTTGACTCCCCGCATCCCGCAGCTGGGCGATTTTGTTTTAAAAATGTAGCCGCACAAATCTTCCCGGGCAAGCTGTTCGAGTCGAATCGCAGCCCACTCGGTCATCTGAACCGTAATATCTTTTTGGGTTTTGAGGGTCACAAGCCGGTAGTGTTCCGGCGTCCCTACAAGCCGTATCGCTTCCCGGGGGATACTGAGGCCGCATTCCACCTCTGGACATACCGGCACCCATTCCACAAATTTTCCCAGTATATCCCGGAGATAACGGTCGAGTTTATGGGCGCCGTCGTAGCGAACATTATCTCCCAAAAGACATCGGCTGATTCCTATTTTCATAAGAAAAACCTCACCCGGTTGATAGGTACAGGACCGATCAGTACTGCTATTTTGGGGAAGCCGTGGAACCATGGGAACTGCAGAATTCCCTGATTTCTCCGGCAACATTGTCACCCTGCCGAAAAACCATCGCGTGCGTACCTCCCTCGATTATTTCAGATTGAGCCTGAGGAATGTACTTCTTTATCCGCTTTACCTGTTTATCCGAAAAGACATCTTCCTCACTGCCCGAAAGAAGAAGCACGGGGCAGGAAACTTTTTTTGCATACGCACCGGCATCATAGCCGTCCATTGCCTGCACTACCTGGCGGAAAAAGTCAACATCCTTTACACGGAAGAGCTGTTTAATTCCGGTTGTATCATCCTCATATTCCTTTGCGGTTCTTTTATATACCTTTTCCATAAACCAATAGAGTTTATAATCGGGAATGTCTTTTACCCATTCGGCCATGATATGTTGCCGTCGTTGCTCCCGTCGGGTGTTTCCCACGATACCGGTCGAGATAAGAACAAGATTTTTCACATCCACTATTTTATCGGCGGCCAGACGAAGGGCAATGCCGCCTCCGAAGGAAACTCCACAGACGTTACACGATGTGAAATGCATTAATTCGACAAATTCGGAGGTGATCTCTACAAAATCTTTCATGGAGCCCATGTACCGGGAGGTCGATTCGGGGATATCATAAGCGATGAGTCTCCAGGAGTCGGCCAGTGATGTCATATTGGTGAACGTTCTCCCGTCAAGAA contains the following coding sequences:
- the uvsE gene encoding UV DNA damage repair endonuclease UvsE, which codes for MKIGYPCINRSVGCTANRTFRLRNYSEERLVEIVENNVHCLQKILEYNVEHSMLFFRISSDIIPFASHPVCTFDWQSRFKKEFAALGSFIKKHEIRISMHPDQFVIINAKDAGIVERSINELRYHAAVLDSLGLDRSAKIQIHIGGVYGNKEKSIYRFVQQYSQLEKSIKDRMVIENDDRQYSIRDCLEISSRTRVPVLLDVFHHAVFNNSEPIEEVLLYAEKTWSRGDGIPMIDYSSQQKDERRGKHVESIDIKDFKRFLALSSPVNFDCMLEIKNKERSAQKAIAAASKDSRFVSSPPPQQHR
- a CDS encoding DUF1722 domain-containing protein; the protein is MKIGISRCLLGDNVRYDGAHKLDRYLRDILGKFVEWVPVCPEVECGLSIPREAIRLVGTPEHYRLVTLKTQKDITVQMTEWAAIRLEQLAREDLCGYIFKTKSPSCGMRGVKVYTEKGMPSYRGSGIFARLFMERFLEIPVEDEGRLHDDNIRENFIERIFVFSRWKDFLYTNHTVGGLIAFHTNHKLLFMAHSPRHLRSLGRIVVEATKQHLEKSTDKYFHTMMEALKLIATVKKNVNVLMHCMGYFKKQLTPDEKKELAEVIEQYHSNLIPLIVPVTLIKHYARKYNESYLKRQYYLNPHPAELKLRNHV
- a CDS encoding alpha/beta fold hydrolase → MSRFLVILLSFITLFVPREKYERKVAQIVDMDQKHAGWNFQGWEYKSVSKPGSDFIHRYYEYPSPNDSAPVFLFFHGLILDGRTFTNMTSLADSWRLIAYDIPESTSRYMGSMKDFVEITSEFVELMHFTSCNVCGVSFGGGIALRLAADKIVDVKNLVLISTGIVGNTRREQRRQHIMAEWVKDIPDYKLYWFMEKVYKRTAKEYEDDTTGIKQLFRVKDVDFFRQVVQAMDGYDAGAYAKKVSCPVLLLSGSEEDVFSDKQVKRIKKYIPQAQSEIIEGGTHAMVFRQGDNVAGEIREFCSSHGSTASPK